The region CCGGCGCGACCACCGGCTTCCAGCCCTTCGCCTTGTACAGGTCGAGCACGCGGCGCAGCACGTAGCGCGGCGAGATCTCGACCGGCGTGCCGTCGAAATGCACGCAGTCGTGGATCACCTGCGCGGTCGGGTCGACGGCCCACGGGATCAGGCAGATCGTCGCAGGGTCGGGCACGCACACCATGTCGGGATCGGTCACGCCGGTCAGCGAGCCGTCCTCCGGATACTCGCCGGTGACGGTCTGCACCATCACGGCCTGCGGCAGGCGCATCGCCTCGCCGGTCTCGAACTTGTTGCGCGGGATGATCTTGCCGCGCGCGCGCCCCGCCATGTCGGGGATGATGGCTTCCACTTCGGTGATGCGATGCTGTTTCAGAAAGTCGTCTATGTCTTGCATGATCAGCCTCTTTGAATTGGCGTCGACGGCTTACGCGCGCGCCGTGGTGCCCACGGCCTGCGCGGCCGTCGAGCGCATTCGGGCGCGGCATGCCGCGCCGAACGCCGCGAAGATTTCCCGGGACAGCGGATTGCCCGCGAACTGCCACTCCGGGTGCCATTGCACGCCGAGCACGAAGCCGCGCGCAGCGGGCATGCTGACCGCCTCGACGAGACCGTCGGGGGCCCGCGCATCGACCGCGAGGCCCGCGCCGAGACGCGCGAGGCCCTGCCCGTGCAGCGAATTGACCCGCGCCTCGGCCGCGCCGCCCGCGATGCGCTGCAACAGCCCGCCCGGCGTGAGCCGGATCGTGTGCGCGGGACCGTATTGCGCGTCGAGCGGTTCGTCCCGGTCTTCACGGTGATCGGCGTAGCCGTCCACCGCATGCACCTGCTGATGCAGCGTGCCGCCCAGCGCGACGTTCAGCTCCTGCAGGCCGCGGCAGATCGCGAGCACCGGCACCCCGGCGTCGAGCGCCGCGCGCAGCAGCGGCAAGGCGGTCGCGTCGCGCTCGGGATCGTGCAGCGTGCCCGGCTCGCTCGCGCCGCCGCCGTAGCGCGCCGGCTCGACATTCGAATAGTTGCCGGTGAACAGCAGCCCGTCGACCAGCGCGAGCAACGCGTGCGCGGGTTGCCGCTCGCCGAGCGCCGGCAGCACGATCGCGAGCGCCTGCGCACCCTCGACGACGGCCGTGAGGTACTTCTCGCCCGCCTTGTGGACGGGGTGCGGGCCGATCACCATGCGGTCGGCGCACACCCCGACCACGGGCCGGCCGGTTCGATCAGTCATGAGGACTCCTCCGGTTTGACGGAAGCAACGGCCGCGCGCTGACGCGCTTTCTCCGTTGCGATCAAGGGGACGGCGCGGCGCGCGGGCGAACGCCCGCCGCGCGCCATCGCGATTCGGTCTGGAAAGCGGTGCGCCGCGCGACGCTCCCAACCCGCTCGCGCCGCGAACGACGCGCGAGCGCGACGCACACGGCCCGGCCCCATGCATGCGCATGGGCACGGCGGGAACGGCGGATCGGACGGCGGGCGGAGAGAGGCGCTAGGGCAACAGCGACGCGACGTCGTCGCAGTGCACGGCAATGAAGGCGCGGGCGGCCACGACGTTGTAGCGGCGCACGCAGCGGCGGGACAGGATGGCGTAGATAGACAGGCTTGGGCTAGCGAGATGCTTGCCGCAGCTGCCGTCGTCGCAGGGCTCGGCGGCATGCGGAAGATCCGCCTGCCGACTTCGATCCCATCTGACCAAGGGGCCTTGGACTCTCACGATCACACTCGTCTGGCTGTTTAAAGTATTGAACGTCCCGGCATGCGGTGCGAACAGCCTGGCACCGTGGACCGGCCCGTCGGCGCGCCGTCGCTGCCGGGAAGCCTTGCCATCGCCCAGGTGCGGGATGGCGTTTTGACGGGCCTCAACATCGACATGACGACTTGCTGACATCCAGCTTAACTGATTCAAAAATGCCGTCAATTCCGTTTCAAAAATACCCGCTCAGTGTTTTCCCCTAAAGGCGGCGCGTCACGACTGCTTAAAATATTCGACAATTCGGATGCCGACGGAAATGCTGCGGTGCACGCGTTTTCCTTTATGCGGGGTCCGAAACGTCTCTTTCCATGCGGGTCATATCCGGGGTCGCACGATGTCCGTCGAAGTCGCCACGCGTCTGCAATACATTCGAAAAAAGCACGGCCTGTCGCAGCGCGAACTCGCGAAGCGCGCGGGCGTCACGAACGGCACGATCTCGCTGATCGAGCAGAATCGCGTGAGTCCGTCGGTGGGCTCGCTGAAGAAGCTGCTCGAATGCATCCCGATGAGCCTCGCCGAATTCTTCACGTTCGAGATCGAAGAGAGCCGCGCGATCGTGTCGCGTCGCGACGAGATGCCGAACCTCGGCAACGATGCGATCCGCCTCTATCTCGCCGGCGCGGCGAACCGCGACCGCACGATCGGCATCATGCGCGAGGTCTACGAGCCGCTCGCCGACACCGGCCCCGACATGCTGCAGCACGCAGGCCACGAAGGCGGCGTGGTCGTCAGCGGCGCGATCGAGCTGACGGTCGCCGGCACCACCTGGCGGCTCGATCCGGGCGACAGTTACTACTTCGAGAGCCGCCTGCCCCACCGTTTCCGCAATCCGAGCGCGGAGCACCGCTGCGAGATCGTGTCGGCCAATTCGCCGCCGACCTTCTGAGCGACGCGCCCGGGCATCACGGCGCGCGGGCCGTCCGCGCCGCGCGCCCCAACCACGAGGCATACCGATGAGCAAGACACTCGCATACTGGCAGGATCTGGCCGCATCGCTGAGGTTCGAAGGACGCGCCTTCATCGACGGCGCCTATCGCGACGCGGCCTCGGGCCGCCGCTTCGACTGCGTGAGCCCGATCGACGGCCGCGCGCTCGCGACGATCGCCGACAGCGGCGCGGCCGACGTCGACGCCGCCGTGGCCGCCGCGCGCCGCGCCTTCGAGGCCGGCGTCTGGGCCGGGCTCAATCCGCGCGAACGCAAGGCCGTGCTGCTGCGCTGGGCCGCCCTGCTGCGCGCGCATCAGGATCAGCTCGCGTTGCTCGAAACGCTCGACGCGGGCAAGCCGATCGGCGACACCACCACCGTCGACGTGCCCGGCGCGATCTATTGCATCGAGTGGTACGCGGAGGCGATCGACAAGCTCGGCGGCGAGGTCGCGCCGGCCGACCATCACCTCGTCGGGCTCGTCACGCGGGAGCCGGTCGGCGTGGTGGCCGCGGTGGTGCCGTGGAATTTCCCGCTGCTGATGGCCGCGTGGAAGTTCGCGCCCGCGCTCGCGGCGGGCAACAGCGTCGTGCTGAAGCCGTCGGAGAAATCGCCGTTGACCGCGCTGCGGATCGCGCAGCTCGCGCACGAGGCGGGCATCCCGGCCGGCGTGTTCAACGTGGTGCCGGGCGGCGGCGAACCCGGCAAGCTGCTCGCGCTGCATCGCGACGTCGACTGCCTCGCGTTCACGGGCTCGACCGCGGTCGGCAAGCTGATCATGCAATACGCGGGGCAATCGAACCTGAAGCGCGTGTGGCTCGAACTGGGCGGCAAGTCGCCGAACATCGTGCTGCCCGACTGTCCGGATCTCGACCGCGCGGCGCGCGCGGCGGCGGGCGCGATCTTCTACAACATGGGCGAGATGTGCACGGCCGGCTCGCGGCTGCTCGTGCATCGCGACATCCGCGACGCGTTCGTCGCGCGCCTGCTCGATGCGGCGCGCGCCTACACGCCCGGCAATCCGCTCGATCCCGCGACCTCGATGGGCGCGATCGTCGATGCGACCCAGCTCGAACGCGTGCTCGGCTACATCGAGGCGGGCCGCGCGGAAGCGACGCTGCTCGCGGGCGGTGCGCGGGTCAGGCAGGACAGCGGCGGCTTCTACGTGGAACCGACGGTGTTCGAGGTGCCGGACGCCGATGCGCGGATCGCGCGCGAGGAGATCTTCGGGCCGGTGCTGTCGATGATCGTGTTCGATACGTTGGACGACGCGATCCGCATCGCGAACGACAGCGACTATGGTCTCGCGGCCGCGGTGTGGACCGCGGACCTGACGACGGCGCACGAGGTGTCGCGGCGGCTGCGCGCGGGCACCGTGTGGGTGAACTGCTATGACGAGGGCGGCGACATGAATTTCCCGTTCGGCGGCTACAAGCAGTCGGGCAACGGCCGCGACAAGTCGCTGCACGCGCTCGAGAAATACACCGAACTGAAGTCGACGCTGATCCGGCTGCGATGAGGCGAGGCGCGCCGCGCGGCTCGACAGCCGCCGGCGCGCCGTCGACCGGACGCGACCTCAGTGCCGCGCGAGCGCGGTGGTGACGAGCGCTTCGAGGATCGGCGTGATGCGCGCGGCCTTCGCTTCGTCGTACGCGTAGGGCCGCGCCTCTTCCATGTAGGTGTCCTGCACGAGTTCGAGCTGGACCGCCTGGACGCCGGTTTCCGGCGCGCCGTAGTGGCGCGTGATGTAGCCGCCCTTGAAGCGGCCGTTCGCGACCGACGTGTAGCCGCCGTGCGCGCGGACCACCTCGGCCAGCGTCTCGGCAAGCCCTGTCACGGCGCTCGCGCCGTTCGACGTGCCGAAATTGAAGTCCGTCAGCCGGCCGTCGAAGAAGCGCGGCACGTGCGAGCGGATCGAGTGCGCCTCCCACAGCAGCACCCGCCCGTGCACGGCCTTCAGGCGCGCCAGTTCTTCGGCGAGCGCGTCGTGATAAGGCTGCCAGTACAGCGCGCGCCGACGCGCGACCTCGGCCGCATCCGGAACCGCGCCGTCCGGGTACAACGGCGTCTTGTCGAACGTGTCGACGGGCACGAGCCCCGTGGTGTCCTGGCCCGGATAGAGATTCTCGTCGTCGGGCGGCCGGTTCAGGTCGACCACGTAGCGCGCGTGCGCCGGCACCAGCACCGACGCGCCCAGCGTCTTCGCGAAGCCGTACAGCCGCTCCAGGTGCCAGTCGCAATCGTCGACGTGCCGCGCGACCGGGGTCATGGTCGCGGCGATCTCGTCGGGCACGGCCGTGCCCGCATGCGGAATCGAGATCAGCATCGGCAGGCTGCCGCGCTGCAACGAGAAAACCGGTGGATGGGATGCGGAACTCATGATCGTCAACCTCTTGAATGGAAAACCGGGGCCCCGCGGCCCCGGTTGCGACGTCAGCGCAGCAGCTCGGCGAGCGCCGCGCGATAGGCCGCGTAGGCGCGCCCCTCGTCGCGGTGGCGACGCGCGCTCACGACCTGCGCGCCGCCCGTATAGACATCGAATACCGGCGTATCGCCATGCTCGGCGAACACCACGCCCGACAGCCAGGTCTCGCGGCCATGCTCGGCGATCGCGGGATGATCGGGGTCCAGCACGAGCCAGTCGGCGCGCGCGCCGACGCGCAGCGCACCCACCGCGCGGCCGCTCGCGAGCGCCCCGCCGTGCAACGAGGCCGCGTACAGCCGATCGGCCACATGAGTATGCGCCGAATCGGCCAGCACGTTGCGCTCGCGCCGCGCGAGCCGCTGCCCGTACTCGAAGAGCCGCAATTCCGAACGCCAGTCGACGGCCGCATGGCTGTCCGAGCCGATGCCGATCACGCCGCCCTGCGCGAGATAGTCGACGGCCGGGAACAGGCCGTCGCCCAGGTTCGCCTCGGTGGTCGGGCACAGGCCGGCGACCGCGCCGGAGCGCGCG is a window of Burkholderia sp. FERM BP-3421 DNA encoding:
- a CDS encoding gamma-glutamyl-gamma-aminobutyrate hydrolase family protein, which codes for MTDRTGRPVVGVCADRMVIGPHPVHKAGEKYLTAVVEGAQALAIVLPALGERQPAHALLALVDGLLFTGNYSNVEPARYGGGASEPGTLHDPERDATALPLLRAALDAGVPVLAICRGLQELNVALGGTLHQQVHAVDGYADHREDRDEPLDAQYGPAHTIRLTPGGLLQRIAGGAAEARVNSLHGQGLARLGAGLAVDARAPDGLVEAVSMPAARGFVLGVQWHPEWQFAGNPLSREIFAAFGAACRARMRSTAAQAVGTTARA
- a CDS encoding cupin domain-containing protein; this translates as MSVEVATRLQYIRKKHGLSQRELAKRAGVTNGTISLIEQNRVSPSVGSLKKLLECIPMSLAEFFTFEIEESRAIVSRRDEMPNLGNDAIRLYLAGAANRDRTIGIMREVYEPLADTGPDMLQHAGHEGGVVVSGAIELTVAGTTWRLDPGDSYYFESRLPHRFRNPSAEHRCEIVSANSPPTF
- a CDS encoding aldehyde dehydrogenase, coding for MSKTLAYWQDLAASLRFEGRAFIDGAYRDAASGRRFDCVSPIDGRALATIADSGAADVDAAVAAARRAFEAGVWAGLNPRERKAVLLRWAALLRAHQDQLALLETLDAGKPIGDTTTVDVPGAIYCIEWYAEAIDKLGGEVAPADHHLVGLVTREPVGVVAAVVPWNFPLLMAAWKFAPALAAGNSVVLKPSEKSPLTALRIAQLAHEAGIPAGVFNVVPGGGEPGKLLALHRDVDCLAFTGSTAVGKLIMQYAGQSNLKRVWLELGGKSPNIVLPDCPDLDRAARAAAGAIFYNMGEMCTAGSRLLVHRDIRDAFVARLLDAARAYTPGNPLDPATSMGAIVDATQLERVLGYIEAGRAEATLLAGGARVRQDSGGFYVEPTVFEVPDADARIAREEIFGPVLSMIVFDTLDDAIRIANDSDYGLAAAVWTADLTTAHEVSRRLRAGTVWVNCYDEGGDMNFPFGGYKQSGNGRDKSLHALEKYTELKSTLIRLR
- the hutG gene encoding N-formylglutamate deformylase encodes the protein MSSASHPPVFSLQRGSLPMLISIPHAGTAVPDEIAATMTPVARHVDDCDWHLERLYGFAKTLGASVLVPAHARYVVDLNRPPDDENLYPGQDTTGLVPVDTFDKTPLYPDGAVPDAAEVARRRALYWQPYHDALAEELARLKAVHGRVLLWEAHSIRSHVPRFFDGRLTDFNFGTSNGASAVTGLAETLAEVVRAHGGYTSVANGRFKGGYITRHYGAPETGVQAVQLELVQDTYMEEARPYAYDEAKAARITPILEALVTTALARH